The region tcaaacattgcatgagtaggtttgacaacatgtgggtattgggaagtagttgatgaggtaggaacctattgtcttatactcaaacccttgggtgttactacgttatgattgtactgctatgctatgctcgtagacgtggattggtttagagataattcatgaaagatgtgagagttattgttaatctaaggtttaacttaaggtggctactttaacacacattgggtggattggttggggcaccctggagcactcggtggtttgcccgggcacctggagaacccaatggttgcccaaggggatcccggagtacctgtgtgatcaccttatggaatgccacccaggctcaaaggggtcataagactattcatgctataaactttcgtgtgcagccacaagccattatgggctctgccatagttgagtaagttgtgtgaggtcttgaagaggtggactagcagatgtaggggggttGTAGGTGTACctgtccgcccggagtagagagtaaatgcttctgaaagaccatgtctcgatcatccgtttctcaaacatcatgaagtgcgagaaattcaacggaggagatcgagtcttgtggggaaaagtgcgcaaacttctgcagagtgtacaaactaatcatgattaatcgtgtccccggttatggacatcttgagtatctggtacttgaattattgatttgatctcgtcACTCTATTTAATGACAttgttgggttataattattactttgggattgagttggaggaaccttctcaatgttttcgacaaactttgtagttaaataaaatttattcctttgttgtaggggaaaattgactttatgcaaaaataaacttagagcttccaccagccaaatatgtatgtagtgatagttattattcatcattatcctatggtgtgaatttgccagcacattcaatgtactgacctacatggctgcaacgtctcatgttgcaggaatcttacgacgagtaagtgatacgttagggttatgatttctacactcaactttgccgttggtgttgatgggaaaccacaaccttgttgttacttccgctatatggattgaggtaatagtatttaggttattctatacatgtgatttacctctgttataaatcctcgagtactgtgtgtgtcagcataccgatcccgggatgacacttaagcacagagacttgaccgtctgtggTCAGGTCGCTACATGTCCACACTAGATGTGTGGAGTCGAGGCTCGCCCCCCACTGCGGCCTCTCGGCGGTCGACAATTGGCACTTCTGTGCCAAGAACTCGCGGCAGCTTATGAAGGGCTGGGGCGTGAACCTCGGCCGTGACCTACGGGAGCGCAAGAAATCCCTCCTTGAGTCCATTCAGGCCCTAGATCTCCGGGCAGACTCGCTTGGCCTTGCTCCCAACAAGTGGCTACTCCGATATGACCTTGAGGACCAGCTCTCGATTATTTACATCGACAAGGAAGCATACTGGCGTCTCTGTGAAGCCAAAAGATGGGTGTTGAAAGGGGACACGAATACGGCTTACTTCCAGGCCATTGCTAATGGTCGTCGCCGCCGGAACATGATTCCCCTTCTTTGGGACGGGGAGACCCTCTTGCGCGCCTAGCTGACATCCGGGCCCATGTAGATGGCTTCTACAGAGACCTTTTCTCTGCCTCCCTCGGGGAGGCCTAGCCCTAGCGATGGACTTTTGGTCTGGCCACCAGTGCATCTCGGCCGTGGAGAATGCGGGCCTCATGGCCCCATTCTTGGAGGAGGAAGTATGGACTGCCATTAAAGGCATGAATCCGACCTCTGCGTTGGCCCTGATGGCCTCCTGGTGAAGTTCTTCCAAGCCTTCTAAAGCGTCATCAAGACCGAAATGATGCCCCTCTTTCAGGAATTCTATGTGGGCTCTATTAACCTGCGTTTCCTGAAGTTCAGGGTCATCACACTGATCCCCAACGTCCCTGGAGCCTCAAATATCTGGCAATACTGCCCCATCACAGTGATTAATGTGATATTATGCATCTTGGCAAAGGGGTACACCAATAGGGTGACCCCCTTGGCCAACCGTATtactgaaagtgtgttatatcaactagaaggggtgaataggcgatttttacaaattcgtcactgaggaaataCTACTTGAGGAATTTGCTAAGTGACGAAATATAAGCAGCGAATAAAGTACTCAGGTGCAAGCATAACATGGTAGtaacacagtcatcatgatgagatGAAACAAGCATAGAGTACAAGTAGCGTGTAAATAGGATAAGCAAGCAGAAGACAAGGTGACTGGGGAATTTGGGTTGAGTaaattaagaaagtcttcagtcaaagtcttcaaacagtaacgatcaagttCAACAACAAGTAAGCGAGgaattgaaagagttgaggaaGTAGAACCAGTAGCTCAGTGAggacagtgatttggtagaccagttccaactattgtgacagttgtacgtctggttggagcggcttagtatttaaaccaaaggacatacAGTCCTAGAACACATAGTCCTTACTGTGTTCTCCTTGAGcctaggtcacacagacctcgcccaatcactcgtggtaagtcttcaaggtgacttccaaaccttcacaaacttggtcacccggtgatccacaatttctcttggatgctctagaccttgatgcctaaccgtctggaagatgcacactcTTCAAAGGTAAAAAGTGTTggctccacacaggaacaatctcttcagtgatgctcaatcacttggggtttcagGTGTTGGggtttttgggtttttcctcactgatgattttctctcaaagtcctcggaggatgggatgctttaAATGCAGGTGGCAATCTCTCTCCGAGCAGCCAACCAGATAGTGGTtgaggggtggctatttatagccagggagcagcccggcatgataagacataaatgcccctaatGATATGACCGTTGGATGGATAAGATATTTGGACAGCTGGCACggagcacaacaacggtcagaattCGAACCATGAAATTCCTGAGGGCTATCATGTTTCTCACTGTAGGCAatttgcactggcgaattcctaactccttagtcagaacaaattcctcagagaccagaagaacttcgcctctatcactgaagaaattgattgaactgCAAGGATTGGGTATGTGTAGGCTTTGAGGTGagaatcacttggaaatttttccttagtactaccttaaccccctttaacagtatggtgtttcctataacTCAAAAGAAGGAAAtggaactacgaaaacaaaagtcttcacgcttcatagtccTCGCCTCAATATCTTCAAGGTCACGCTAATTTCCACAttttcaaattcttcaagaaaagcacaaagtcttcagatgaagacattcatttttaggggtcgacattcatCGGATACATCAAACTCCTCAAAGACTTataagacatgtgtacactcacaaacacgttGGTCCCTTAActcataagtcttcaatacaccaaaatcactaaggggcactagatgcacttacaattaccCATCCGGATCAGTATGCCTTCATCCAGGGGCGGTATATCCTGGATGGGGTCCTTATACTCCACGAGGTTCTTCACGAGACCCGCACCAAAAATCTCAAAGGCGTCTTCCTGAAAATCGACATCCGTAAGGCCTATGACACGGTCAGTTGGTCTTTCCTCCAGGAAGTGTTGCTCCGGAAAGGATTTGACGACCGCTGGGTTACCCGGTTCATGTAGATGGTCTCCTTCGGGAAAACTATCATTAACATCCACGGCGAGGTCGGCCCTACTTCCCCACACTCTATGGGGTTAGGCAGGGTGACCCCTTCTCTCCGTTCCTCTTCAACATGGTTGTCGACGCCTTGGCCTCAATCCTCGACAAGGTGAAGGTCGTCGGCCACATCCACGGGGTTGTGCCTCACCTGGTCGGGGGAAATGGTGTCTCCCTTCTCCAGTATGCGGACGACACCATCACTATGGTGGAGGGGTCCACGACTGATATCACAAACCTCAAATTCCTCCTTCTATGCTTTCAGCAGATGTtgggcctcaagatcaacttcgcCAAGAGCGAAGTCATGGTGATGGGATATTCTCCCATGAAGAGCCAGAGTATAGCCAGCCGGCTTAATTGCCCGTTAGGCTCTTTCCCCACTTACTACTTGGGGATCCCCATGACTCTCGGCTCTCCATTGTTGACCTGAGGTCTTCAATGCTCAAGCTCCAGCAACGCATTGAGCCCTGGCAGGGTAGATGGTTGTCTAAGGCAGCTCAGACAATCCTCATCAAATCTTCCCAGTCCAGCCTCCTCCTGTCCATTATGAGCTTCTACATCCTGGCCGAGACTCTTGACCATGAGATTGGCTCGGTCCAGGCCAGCTTCTTCTGGGCTGGCGAGGGCGATAAACAGAAATACCATATGGTGAGCTGGCTCTATATTTGCAGACCGCGGGGCCAGGGCGGCCTCGGGATCATGTCCCCCAAAcgcatgaacattgccctcctgACACGATGGCTTTGGCAATAGCCAATGGCGAGGGCGGGCTTTGGCTCCAAATCATCCAAAACAAATATCTGCGCGGTCAACTGCTGGCCTTCTGCCAGAGGGCCGGCGGCTCCCAATTCTGGCAGTTCATTATTCAGTTGCTCGCCGGTTCTCCGCATTGGGACTTCCATCACTGTTGGGTCGGGATCAGCCACCCTATTTTGGTTTGATAGATGGGTTGGGGAGACCCCATTTGCGGCTTGTCTCCCGGATTTATTTGCCATTGCCGTAAACCCTCGGGTCTCCGTGAaggcggcccttattgacttagggcgcctcgcgttcaggcggcccttattgacttagggcgcctcgcgttCAGGCGGCTGTTTAGAGCCCCCTGGAATAATAGCCTGGCATGAGCTCCTGGATGTCGTCCCGCTCCACGAGCCGACCTCGAGTCGACTCATGATCGCTTGTCCTGGCGATTAGAGCCCTCTAGCACCTTCTCCACCAAGTCCCTCTACCATGCCATCGCGGCCACTCACGGACCCGAGCCACTGGTGGCTATTTGGTTGATCCGTGTACCTCTGAAAATCAGGATCTTCCTTTGGTAGGGACGTATCCCATCGGGGCTGGAGGTACGGAAGCGGAATGGCCCGGGTGACGAGTTGTGCCCTCTGTGCGGGACGGTAGAAGACTTCAACCACATCTTCTTCTCATACGTCATCAACATCATCATTGCGGACCTTCACGATGGCGCCGACGCTTCCTCCTCCACCACCTGAGCCGGATTAGCTTACTTGTTGCGGCACGTCCGCCTGTTTTTGTTTttcagggcttgttgagctgtgccgtgAGCAAAATCTTTGTGTACTTTATGTCGTGTTGCCTGTGTGTATGTTCGGAACTTGTTAAACATTGTGACTGTGGTGgtgtgctttatttataaagctggGCGAAAACTTTTTTCGGTAAACGAGTAGGATATAGGATATGCAAAGCTTTCTGAAATAGAAGAGGCAGCAGAATTCGCAATTTACTCGACACAAATTAATACTATTAATTCCAAATATTGCCCATTATTGTCCACGAGGTAGGCGAGGCCCGACGGTCCCCATAGTTGGCGGAGCCGCCTATAAAACCCGGTGCCGGCGGCCAGCTGTTGGCCGCATCCACCAGCCCGCTACCTTCTCCTTAATTCTCTCTTCTCGCCCTACTCCCATCCCGTGGCTAGAAGCCAAGAATTTGTCTGCCATGGCGTCGGAGCCGGTGATCGGGAAGCTCAGCGTCCGCGTTGTCCGAGGCCACAACCTCGTCATCGCCGACTCGCTCACCCACACCAGCGACCCCTACGTCGTCCTCTGCTACGGCTCCCAGGTCAGATCCTCATCCCCCTTTTCCCGTCCTTGACGTAGGAGCCGTGTGTTGCTGCCGGCCGCTGAGCGCGGCGTGGCAAAGGTCGCGGCCAACGACCCACGCTCTCCGCATACATAGGTTATGGCTGCGTGGCATTCAGGGGATCCGGGTCACGGAGGGTGACGATCTTCTCCGAACTCGTTTTGTGCTCACAAGATGTTCGATAGATCAATAAGCACGGACCAGCTATTTCTTGCTGTTATGCTAGGTTCTTATATTCTCATATAGTTACACGTCCACCGGAGAGCTATTATGCACTATGATTATATAAACTGTAATTTCTACAGTTGACTTCAGGTTCGGTGACATGGACAGCTATCGTGTTTCTCAGCATTACTGCTAATTCATTATCTATCTGTGTTACTGAAGTTTTATTTCCTCATGGTGTAGAAGGTGAAGACTAGCATTCAGAAGAAAAATGCCAATCCCTTATGGAATGATGTATTGGTGCTCCCTGTCACAAATCCTACAAAGCCAGTGAAACTTGTAAGTTTGCTGTTTGAGTTTCTTCATCAAGTACTCTACTAAAATTGTGTGTGTACATATTTGTGTAACCTGAAGTTGGGAACTTCAGTATTTGTTATGTACAGTAGTATTTTAACCAATTTCTGAAAGAAGCCTCCAAAAATGATTGCATAGAATTTTCTTCTGCGCTGAAACATAAAAGATAGGGGGCCTTTTACACCATAGATCAACAGGTGGTTGGTGAAGATATTAAATGAACACTTATATATCCACCTGGCAAAAACATCATGCAGGAGGTTTTTGATGAGGATAAATTCACAGCGGATGACAGCATGGGAGTGGCTGAGTTCAACGTAACTGATATCTATGACGGTGCAAAGCTGGATCTAAAGCATGCCTCTGACGGAACCAGGATCAAGACGATCTACCCAGTTGGCACAAACTACCTTGGCGGTGAGAGCCACGTGTCGTGGAAGAATGGCAAGGTCGTCCAAGACTTGATTCTGAAGCTGAAGAACGTTGACAGTGGCTCTGTCGTGCTACAGCTGGAATGGGTTCACGTCCCTGGTGTTACCCTGTAAATTGCGCCCGACTGAATGTTATTGCAACCTGGTTTGATGAAGCGGCAGCTATGGGTTCCTGTTCCTGGTGTCAGATGTGTTAGCACTTTGTGGATGTTGTGGTTTGCAGTGTATGTGCTGTGTGTGCGTTATTGATTTCAGCTTGATGTATGCACTGTATTTGTAGTACTGTGGTTGTGAAGTTTGTGCTTGAAGTTGAACAAATAAGAGGCACCGTTTGTGGTTACACTGAGGTGTAATTTAAGAATTCACTCTTAAATTGAAAGATTGGTGGTAATTAGTTTACATAAATTTTCACCTGAAAGCAGTACAATTAAGAatttagtactctctccgttccataatataggacgttttttgacactaatgtagtgtcaaaaaacgtcttacattatgggacggagggagtagtattttataGGGATCGGGTGTTTGGTTCGACTGAATGCATCGTTTGGTAAGCTCGCAGAGCAACCAAAAACAAAGAACAACCAAAACCAACACAAACTGATAAGGGAAAAACGCTTGCGTTCACTCGGCTGGTCATACGCGTGCGTCGGCCGCCTCCACGATCTTCTGATCAATCTTTACTCATACATTGCGGAGCAACCCCCCACTGCTCgacgcgtagcgcatgcgacacatgtcCCCCGTGCGTAACTTTCTCTCTCTATACCATTGCTGCAAATGCGGGGGGCATGTTGTGAGCGGGTGCGATGGACGGCTGGCTACGAGTGAGGATGTTCTGAGGGTGATGAGCGGCTGCTTTGAACCGGACAGCGACGTTGCCAGTGGTGCCACAAAGGGAACGCCTAGTGCGGGAGGTGCTGGTGCCGTAAGCCTGATGGATTGCAACGTCACCGGCATTTCTGAAACATAGCCTGTGTTGCAGAGGCGCCTGTGTTGCGAACGTGTGGATGTTGCAAGCTTGCCCAATTGCAACTTCACCGTCATTTCTAAAACATCATTGATGTTGCTTAGAAGGGTCTGCGAGCTTGCCGAATTGCAACTTCACTAATGTTTCTAAAACATGGTCAATATGTGATGTTGCTTTTGCGGAGGGGGGATGTGTGAGGTAAACTGCAACTTCGTGATGTGTTTGAAACACGACCAATGTTGTGAAGCTAGACGTATGATGCACTGTGGGACATTCGATCGTGGCTGATCTGATGATGGAGGAGGGAGCGGGATAAGTGGAAGTTATCATCCGGCCGACGCATAGCTCTCCCCAACTAATAAAATCTACTGGAACATGAAGACGCGCGTTGCCGCGCTTGTCCATTTTTATAGAAAACAAAGTTATAAATCAAAGATGGTAGAAGCATATGATGAAATTTGAATCAGGCATATTTTGAAAAATGATTGGATGTTGCGTTAAGTAAAATTGAAGTTCATAAAAAATGGAAGAACAATGATGTTCATTACTGTTGGAGGACCAACTCAAACCACAAATATTTCACTAAAATTGCACTCCTATCACTGCTGTAGAGAGGATATTTGGTGCAACTCATTGTATTCCATGGAGTAGGTTACATTATATACACAGGATGTCTTGCGTGACAAGGTAACTAATCCTACCATGTCTCTAGGAGTTAGCTATACAAGGCTAGNNNNNNNNNNNNNNNNNNNNNNNNNNNNNNNNNNNNNNNNNNNNNNNNNNNNNNNNNNNNNNNNNNNNNNNNNNNNNNNNNNNNNNNNNNNNNNNNNNNNNNNNNNNNNNNNNNNNNNNNNNNNNNNNNNNNNNNNNNNNNNNNNNNNNNNNNNNNNNNNNNNNNNNNNNNNNNNNNNNNNNNNNNNNNNNNNNNNNNNNNNNNNNNNNNNNNNNNNNNNNNNNNNNNNNNNNNNNNNNNNNNNNNNNNNNNNNNNNNNNNNNNNNNNNNNNNNNNNNNNNNNNNNNNNNNNNNNNNNNNNNNNNNNNNNNNNNNNNNNNNNNNNNNNNNNNNNNNNNNNNNNNNNNNNNNNNNNNNNNNNNNNNNNNNNNNNNNNNNNNNNNNNNNNNNNNNNNNNNNNNNNNNNNNNNNNNNNNNNNNNNNNNNNNNNNNNNNNNNNNNNNNNNNNNNNNNNNNNNNNNNNNNNNNNNNNNNNNNNNNNNNNNNNNNNNNNNNNNNNNNNNNNNNNNNNNNNNNNNNNNNNNNNNNNNNNNNNNNNNNNNNNNNNNNNNNNNNNNNNNNATCGGCGATGCAAAGACCGGAACGAAACTCCTGGAATGCAGCGGTTGGAAGCCCCTTGGTCATAATGTCGGCAAACTGCTGGGTAGTCGGTACATGAAGAACACGAAGCTGACCCAACTATACCTTCTCGCGGACGAAGTGAACATCAAGTTCAATATGCTTGGTGCGCTTGTGCTGCACTGGGTTGGCCGCGAGATAGGTGGCCGAAACATTATCACAGTAAACCACCATGGCTTTCGGGATGGAAACCCGAAGTTCGCCAAGTAACTGACGGAGCCAACATGTCTCGGCAACAACATTGGCGAAGGCACGGTACTCGGCCTCGACACTCGAGCGGGAGATGGTGGGGTGCCGCTTGGAGGACCAAGAGATGAGAGAGTCACCGAAGAAGACACAATATCCTGATGTGGACCGTCGAGTGTCAGGACAGCCAGCCCAATCCACATCAGTGTAAGCGAGCAGCTCGGTGGAGGTAGAAGCACGAAGACGAAGACCGAAGGTCGGTGTGCCACGAATATACCGAAGAATGCGCTTGACCAAGGACCAGTGAACGTCACAGGGCAAGTGCATATGCAAGCAAACTTGCTAAACCGCAAACTGAATGTCTGGTCTGGTGAGCgtgaggtactgaagagcaccaacaaTACTGCGGTAGAGAGCGGCATCAGTAGCAGGTTACCCAGCAGTGGCAGAAAGCTTCGGCTTGGCCTCGACAGGGGTGGCAGCAGGCTTGCAGTCGGTTATACCAGCACAATCCAGGAGATCAAGAACATATTTTCCTTGATGGAGAAAAAATCCGGAGGCATCACGTCGCACATTAATGCCGAGGAAGAAGTGCAATGCGCCCAAGTCCTTCAGCCGAAACTCAGAACCAAGACGACAGATGATGTCGCGAAGTACGTCCGCGTGAGAGGCGGTGATGACAATATCGTCAACATACAAGAGAAGCATGGCGACATGATCAGCTCGATGAAGCACAAGTAGCGACGTGTTCGAGGTGGTGCTGCGAAACCCAAGAGCAGTGAGGAATGCTGCAATGCGGTGATACCGAGCACGAGGCGCATGCTTCAGACCATAGAGAGACCGTGAGAGCAAGCAGACATCATCGGGCCGAGTGGGATCAACAAAACCAGTGGGCTGCTGACATAGAACACGCTCCTGGAGATGACCATACAGAAAAGCGTTGTTGATGTCGAGCTGATGAACGGGCCAATGACGAGATGCAGCGAGCTGAAGGACAACACGAATCATGGCGGGTTTGACAACCGGAGAAAAGGTCTCCGAGAAATCAACACCGGCACGTTGTGCAAAGCCACGAACAACCCAATGGGCCTTGTACCTGTCCAAAGAGCCATCCGGAAGAAACTTATGCCGAAATACCCACTTGCCAGTAATGATGTTGGCTCCAGGGGGACGGGGAACCAGCGTTCAAGTCCGGTTGACGACGAGGGCATCATACTCAGAGCGCATGGCGGCAAGCCAATGCGGATCACTCaacgcagagcgcaccgagcgcggcACGGGTGAGACGACCGTGACACTAAGGTTATGATAGCGAGGGTTCGGTTGCCGGATCCCATCCTTGGCACGTGTCACCATAGAATGatgaggcggcggtggtggtggccgaggccGCCGTCGAGGAGGAGCCACAGCCTCGGGAGAAGGTGAGGCGACGGTGACATCCGGTGATGAGGCAGCAGGCAAAGCCGGAGATGGGACCGCCGATGATGACGGTGTGACTGCAGCTGAGACAGCGGGTGACGAGGGCGGCGAGGCCGCAGGTGGCAACAACGAAACCGCGGGCAAGGTCGCGGGTGGCAGCACCAGCGACGGTGACGGGGCCACGGACGAAGCCGCGGATGGCCGTACCAGCAGCGGCGGCGGAGCCGCGGACGAGGCCATGGGTGACCGCGATGACGATGGCGATAGGGCCGCGGGTGGCCGCGATGGTGACGGTGATAGTGCCGCAGGTGGAGCCACGGGTGGCGGAGTGGCCGCGGGTGGCGGGAAGGCCGCGACGTGCATGGGCGACGCCGACCGAGGCAAGGCCGGCTCCTCCTGAGCCGACGAGTGAAACCCCGCCAAGAGGCCTAAGGGGCCCGCCAAAGGAGAGGGCGGGCGCGGCGAAGGGAGCGCAAGGGCTCCCCGAGACCGTCGAGTGGGAGCATCCAAGGTCGGAGCTGCTGTCGATGAAACCTACTCAAagggaaaaacagcttcatcaaagtaaacgtgccgtGAGAGGAACACTCGCCGAGAGACCAGGTCGACGCAGCGAACGCCTTTGGTGTTGAGTTGATAGCCAAGAAAGACACAAGCGAGAGAGCATGGTGCGAGCTTGTGTGGCGTGGTAGCGGTGATATTGGGATAACATAAGCAACCAAAGACGTGAAGATCATCATATGATGGAGGAGACCCGAACAGAAGATGGTGAGGGGTATAGTTCCAGCGTGGTTTACACAACCGGAGGTTGAGAAGGAGAGTGGCGGTTGCGAGCGCATCGGGCCAAAAGAGAGGTGGCATGTGTGCATGAAAGAGCAAAGCGCGGACACTCTCATTGAGGGTGCGGAGAACACGTTCGGCACGGCCGTTTTGTTGGGATGTGTATGGACAAGTTAAGCGAAAAATGGTGCCATGAGTGGATAGAAGATGGTGAATGGCGAGGTTATCAAATTCTTTTCCGTTGTTGGTTTGAAGATGAGCAATGGTGCGATGAAAATGAGTGTTAACATAGGCATAAAATGAGTGGAGGGTGGAGGCGACGTCGGATTTGCGGCGTAACGGAAAAGTCCAAGTGAAGTGTGAAAATTCATCTAAAATCACAAGGTAATATGATAAACCCGAATTGCTAGGCACTGGGGATGTTCAGACATCACAATGAATAACATCAAAGGGAAAAGTAGCAATTGATGAAGATGAAGAAAACGGTAGACGAACGTGTTTTCCTATGTGGCAAGCATGACAAGTGTGAGCCGCTGATTTATTACATGAAAAGGGAAAAGTGCTCAAAATTTTATGAAGGGCGTCGGCGCCGGGATGACCGAGACGAGCATGCCAAAGCGAGACGTCGGCATGAAGAGCAACTGGGCCACTGCGTGTAGAAGCACCGCATGGGTAGAGATCATCGGGAGAATCACATCGGTGCAGAACCCTCCAGGAGCGAgcatccttaacagaaaaaccGAGAGCGTCAAACTCAACAGTGATAGGATTTTCACGAGTAAGAGTACGAACAGAACAAAGATTTTTAATTAAGGATGGTGAAACGAGCACATTATTGAGAGTTAAAGAAGAAGAGGGTAACGGAAGGGAGGATGAACCATGATGGGTGATGGGAAGAGAGTTGCCATCACCAACCATGATGCGGGAGGAGAAGGGATAGGGAGCGGCGCGAGATAAGATACCGGGGCTGGAGGCCATGTGAGCAGCGgcgccggtgtccatgtaccaatcgccgCCTCCGGTGTAGGCGCTCGGCGAGGGGGTAGCATGAAGGGCGGAGAGAAGCGCCGGGCCGTAGACCGGAGGGGCGCCACCATATGCACCATAGCCCGGCGCACCGCCGTACACCGAGGGACCACCATAGGCCGACGGGCCACCGTAGGCCGCGGCGTTGCCATACGCAGCAGGGACCGGTGCGGTCAGCAGCACCTGAGGGGTGCTCGGTCGTGGCCTGAGAATGCCCGGAGCTGGTGGGCGGGGGACGGGCATGGAGTAGGCATGCACTACTCCCGTCCATGGGTTATACCCCGAGAGCCAAGGCAGGGGAGGTGCAGCCGCCGCGGGCGCAGGAGGGCGCAGCATCGTGTTGGAGTTGTGGCCCCGGCCCCCGCGACCCTTCTGCTTGCGGCCGCCGGAGGGCGCAAGCGCGGGTGGCGGGGCAGGAGCAGGACCGCGCGGCCCCGACTGGGTTGGGGTAGAGCCGTGGCCGGCGGCGAGGCCGACGTGGAGAGCGGCGTGGGTCGCTTGCCGAGCGGTGTGACGGAGAAGCTTTTCCTCCATGCGAAGGTATGTGACCGCCTTCGCGTACGTCGGCGTGATGAGGGAGAGGTTGGCGGCGGACTGGCCAAGGTCGGGGTGGAGGCCGCGGAGGAGGTTGGTGAGGAGGACTGAGTCATCGATGGTCATGCCGATGTCGTGTAGCTCATCGGCGAGAACCTTCAGCCGCGTGCAGTACTCGTCGATCGAAAGATCATTTTGCTGCATAGTGAAGAACTCCCCTTGAAGAAAGACGCGGCACTACAGTTGATTGTCAAGGAAGAGATCACATAGGCGCGTCCACATAGCATACACGGACGGATCACGGGCGTTCACCATGTTGAAGAGGCTGCCGGAGATGGTGAGGAAGAGCCACTTGACGATGCAGGCGTCCACAGCGAGCCACTCGTCGTCGTCCTTCATGTCGCGGATGTCAACGCTCCCGTCAACATGCTCGATGAGATGGTAAGAGCGGAACAGCAGCGTGAAGTACGTGC is a window of Triticum dicoccoides isolate Atlit2015 ecotype Zavitan chromosome 2B, WEW_v2.0, whole genome shotgun sequence DNA encoding:
- the LOC119363532 gene encoding protein C2-DOMAIN ABA-RELATED 8-like, yielding MASEPVIGKLSVRVVRGHNLVIADSLTHTSDPYVVLCYGSQKVKTSIQKKNANPLWNDVLVLPVTNPTKPVKLEVFDEDKFTADDSMGVAEFNVTDIYDGAKLDLKHASDGTRIKTIYPVGTNYLGGESHVSWKNGKVVQDLILKLKNVDSGSVVLQLEWVHVPGVTLTVVVKFVLEVEQIRGTVCGYTEV